From Mus musculus strain C57BL/6J chromosome 8, GRCm38.p6 C57BL/6J, a single genomic window includes:
- the Slc38a7 gene encoding putative sodium-coupled neutral amino acid transporter 7 isoform X2, translating to MAQVSINSDYSEWASSTDAGERARLLQSPCVDVVPKSEGEASPGDPDSGTTSTLGAVFIVVNACLGAGLLNFPAAFSTAGGVAAGIALQMGMLVFIISGLVILAYCSQASNERTYQEVVWAVCGKLTGVLCEVAIAVYTFGTCIAFLIIIGDQQDKIIAVMSKEPDGASGSPWYTDRKFTISLTAFLFILPLSIPKEIGFQKYASFLSVVGTWYVTAIIIIKYIWPDKEMRPGDILTRPASWMAVFNAMPTICFGFQCHVSSVPVFNSMRQPEVKTWGGVVTAAMVIALAVYMGTGICGFLTFGAAVDPDVLRSYPSEDVAVAVARAFIILSVLTSYPILHFCGRP from the exons ATGGCCCAGGTCAGCATCAACAGTGACTACAGCGAGTGGGCTTCCAGCACTGATGCTGGGGAGCGGGCCCGTTTGCTCCAAAGTCCCTGTGTGGATGTGGTACCTAAGAGTGAGGGGGAGGCGTCTCCTGGAGATCCAGACAGCGGCACCACTTCGACGCTTGGAGCCGTCTTCATCGTCGTCAATGCCTGCCTCGGTGCGGGTCTGCTCAACTTCCCAGCAGCCTTCAGCACCGCTGGGGGCGTGGCAGCTGGCATCGCCCTGCAGATG GGCATGCTGGTTTTTATCATCAGTGGGCTGGTCATTCTGGCCTACTGCTCTCAAGCCAGCAATGAGAGGACCTACCAGGAGGTGGTGTGGGCCGTGTGTGGCAAGCTGACAGGTGTGCTGTGTGAGGTAGCCATTGCGGTCTATACCTTCGGAACCTGCATCGCCTTCCTCATCATTATTGGGGACCAGCAGGACAAGA TTATAGCTGTGATGTCGAAGGAGCCGGATGGGGCCAGCGGCAGCCCCTGGTACACAGACCGCAAGTTCACCATCAGTCTTACCGCCTTCCTCTTCATCCTGCCCCTGTCCATCCCCAAGGAGATTGGCTTCCAGAAATATGCCAG CTTCCTGAGCGTCGTGGGCACCTGGTACGTCACCGCCATTATAATCATCAAATACATCTGGCCAGATAAAGAGATGCGCCCGGGGGACATCTTGACTAG ACCAGCGTCCTGGATGGCTGTGTTCAACGCCATGCCCACCATCTGCTTTGGATTTCAG TGTCATGTGAGTAGTGTACCCGTCTTCAACAGCATGCGGCAGCCCGAAGTAAAGACCTGGGGCGGAGTGGTGACGGCTGCCATGgtcatagctctggctgtctacATGGGCACAG GCATCTGTGGCTTCCTAACCTTTGGAGCTGCTGTGGACCCCGACGTGCTCCGGTCCTACCCCTCAGAGGACGTGGCTGT